The Natrinema saccharevitans genome includes the window CGACATCTACACGGTGCGGCTCACCGACGACGCGCTCCAGACGTTGCTCGACGTCGACGGGATCGACCTGGTTCCCGGCGTGACGACCGAAACGGACCTCGAGACGCTCGCCCCGGGACAGACGCTCGTCGAGATCGTCCTGACGGCGGGCTCGGACCTGATCGGCGAGACGATCGACTCGGCGGGCTTTTCGGATACCTACCAGGCGCGAGTCCTCGCCGTTCGACGCGGCGGCAAGATCACGCACGAACGGCTGACCGAGTTCACGTTCCGGCCGGGCGACGCGCTCCTCGTCGAGTCCGAGGCCGAAACGGTCGACCGGCTGGCCGACAATCCGAACGTCATCGTCGCCGGCGACCTCGCGCTCCAGCAGTTTCGGCGGTCGAAACTCCCGCTCGCCGTCGGCGTCGTCCTCGCCGTCGTGGGACTGGCAGCGACCGGACTGGTGCCGATCATGGTCTCGGCGCTGGCCGGCGTCGTCGTCATGCTGGCCGCGGGCGTCCTCAAACCCGCCGAGGCCTACGAGGCCGTCCAGTGGGACATTATCTTTCTGCTCGCCGGCGTCATCCCGCTCGGAAACGCGATGGCCGAGACCGGCGGTGCAGACGTCCTCGGCGCGCTCGTCGTCTCGAGCGCGGACTTCCTCCCTGCAATTGCCGTCCTCGGCGTCTTCTACCTGCTGACGGCCCTGATGACCAACGTCGTCAGCAATCAGGCCAGCGTCGTGTTACTCGTCCCGGTGGCCATCGACGTGGCCTCGAGGCTCGACGCGAACCCCGTCGCGTTCGTCCTCGCGGTGACCTTCGCCGCCAGTACGGCCTTCATGACGCCCGTCGGCTACCAGACCAACCTCTTCGTATACGGTCCGGGAAAGTACCAGTTTCGGGACTTCGTCCGTGTGGGTGGCCCGCTCCAGTTACTGCTGGCGCTCGTCACGACGGTCGGGATCGCGACGTTCTGGGGGGTCTAACCGCGACCCGCGTCGACCGACCGGCGCGAAACCGCCGGCGGTACGGCTTTGACGCTCGCGGCCCTCTGAGCAGTATGGTCGACGTAGTGCTGGTCCTCGCGATCGCGTTGCTCGCGGGTGCGATCGTCGGCGCGGCCGTCCCGATGGTACCGAGCGGCTTCCTCTCGCTGGCCGGCCTCGGCGTCTACTGGTGGGGTGCCGAATCGGCTGCGATTAGCGCCGTCACCGTCGCCGTCCTCGCCGCTATCGCCGTCGTCACCGCGCTCGTCGAGTTCTTCGGCGGCTCGATCGCTGCCCGAGCCGGCGGCGCGTCGTGGCTGACCACCGCCGTCGCCGCTGTCGTCGGAATCGCGCTCATGCTCGTCACCGGCCCGGTGGGACTGCTGGCGGGTCTCTTCGGCACCGTCTTCGTCCTCGAGTTCGTCCGCGGCGAGGAACTCGAGGGCAGCGCCCGGTTGGCGGTCTACACGACCGTCGGAATCCTCGCGTCGACGGCAGTTCAGGTCCTGCTGACGGCCACGATCCTGCTCGGTTTTCTCGTGGCCGTCTTCCTGCTGTGACCCGCGGGAAACACTGAAGTCGTGGGTGTGGTTGACACAAGACGATGAACTGTTCCGAGCCCGACTGCCACCGGCCCGCAGCAGTCGAGTTACACGTTCCGTGGGCGGAGAACCGGCTTGTCTGTGCTGCCCACGCCCGCGTGTTGGGTCGGCAGGACGGCGTCGTCGCCGATCCCGATCCCGACGTGGGTGACGAACTGCTCGAGTGATCGCGCGGAGTCACCGACCGACTGGTCGGCACAAAGCGATCGAGCGGAATCGGCCCTGATCAGGGATGTGCGTA containing:
- a CDS encoding SLC13 family permease — protein: MAPLTTGALLVFLIIAVALVLFVTEPVSIDVTALGIMVSLMLLGPWTGVSPSDGVAGFSNPATITILAMMILSEGVRRTGVIQRLQQTVASYTGTDEHKQLGATIGIVGPLSGLINNTAAVAVLMPMVNDLAHENGTSPSKLLLPLSYASMFGGMLTLIGTSTNLVASSLSAEYLGRPFSMFEFTHLGVVVFAVGSAYLLTVGYWLTPSHVTARSERETATKEEYLTELVVRTGSPLVGVTLRDALEEVSFETDVTQLVRGDRYTSNPALSTTVEPDDIYTVRLTDDALQTLLDVDGIDLVPGVTTETDLETLAPGQTLVEIVLTAGSDLIGETIDSAGFSDTYQARVLAVRRGGKITHERLTEFTFRPGDALLVESEAETVDRLADNPNVIVAGDLALQQFRRSKLPLAVGVVLAVVGLAATGLVPIMVSALAGVVVMLAAGVLKPAEAYEAVQWDIIFLLAGVIPLGNAMAETGGADVLGALVVSSADFLPAIAVLGVFYLLTALMTNVVSNQASVVLLVPVAIDVASRLDANPVAFVLAVTFAASTAFMTPVGYQTNLFVYGPGKYQFRDFVRVGGPLQLLLALVTTVGIATFWGV
- a CDS encoding DUF456 domain-containing protein, translated to MVDVVLVLAIALLAGAIVGAAVPMVPSGFLSLAGLGVYWWGAESAAISAVTVAVLAAIAVVTALVEFFGGSIAARAGGASWLTTAVAAVVGIALMLVTGPVGLLAGLFGTVFVLEFVRGEELEGSARLAVYTTVGILASTAVQVLLTATILLGFLVAVFLL